The following are from one region of the Mustela lutreola isolate mMusLut2 chromosome 7, mMusLut2.pri, whole genome shotgun sequence genome:
- the CMTM5 gene encoding CKLF-like MARVEL transmembrane domain-containing protein 5 produces the protein MCFPGLRGGGDAGTSRGTLGSWEKARLAGRGSLAAPRPTSPLLLQASPSASLLLFASPSLQVSVFPVPFLGRWQWGLCLVGPTEMLSARDRRDGLPAEGAAAGLQGFAVDKTFLSSLKGILLETELALTFVIFICFTASISAYMAAALLEFFITLAFLFLYATQYYLRFDRLNWPCLDFLRCVSAIIIFLVVSFAAVTSRDGAAIAAFVFGIILVSVFAYDAFKIYRTEMAPRTTQEDQQ, from the exons atgTGCTTCCCGGGGTTGAGGGGCGGGGGCGATGCAGGCACCAGCAGGGGCACTCTGGGCAGCTGGGAGAAGGCCCGTCTGGCTGGACGAGGCTCCTTGGCGGCCCCTCGGCCGACCTCCCCGCTTCTCTTGCAGGCTTCTCCAAGTGCCTCCCTGCTTCTgtttgcttccccatctctccagGTTTCTGTTTTCCCAGTTCCCTTCTTAGGCCGGTGGCAGTGGGGGCTGTGCCTGGTGGGCCCCACGGAGATGCTCAGTGCTCGGGATCGCCGGGATGGGCTCCCTGCGGAGGGGGCAGCTGCGGGGCTCCAGGGCTTCGCTGTGGACAAgactttcctctcctccctcaaAGGCATCCTGCTGGAAACCGAGCTG GCCTTGACCTTCGTCATCTTCATCTGCTTCACGGCCTCCATCTCCGCCTACATGGCTGCAGCGCTGCTGGAGTTCTTCATCACGCtcgccttcctcttcctctacgcCACCCAGTACTACCTACGCTTCGATCGGCTGAACTGGCCCTGTCTG gaCTTCCTCCGCTGTGTCAGTGCCATCATCATCTTCCTGGTGGTCTCCTTTGCAGCTGTGACCTCCCGGGATGGAGCTGCCATTGCTGCTTTT GTGTTTGGCATCATCCTGGTTTCCGTCTTTGCCTACGATGCTTTCAAGATCTACCGGACCGAGATGGCTCCCAGGACCACCCAGG AGGATCAGCAGTGA
- the IL25 gene encoding interleukin-25, producing the protein MNQVIVFLVMAMGTHSLNFRIRKDCAHWPSCCTGKRQDPAHEWLKGNTVLKFPREAMGFTHHPESCRASEDGPLNSRSISPWRYELDRDLNRLPQDLYHARCLCPHCVSLQTGSHMDPLGNSELLYHNQTVFYRRPCPGEQGTRDGYCLEQRLYQVSLACVCVRPRVTS; encoded by the exons ATGAACCAG GTGATCGTGTTCTTGGTCATGGCCATGGGAACCCACAGCCTCAATTTTCGCATCCGGAAGGACTGCGCCCACTGGCCCAGCTGCTGCACCGGCAAAAGGCAGGACCCTGCTCACGAGTGGCTGAAGGGGAACACTGTGCTCAAGTTCCCCCGAGAGGCCATGGGCTTCACCCACCACCCAGAATCCTGCAGGGCTAGTGAAGATGGACCTCTCAACAGCAGGTCTATCTCTCCCTGGAGATATGA GTTGGACCGGGACTTGAACCGGCTCCCCCAGGATCTGTACCACGCCCGCTGCCTGTGTCCACACTGTGTCAGCCTCCAGACGGGCTCCCACATGGACCCCCTGGGCAACTCAGAGTTGCTCTACCACAACCAGACCGTCTTCTACCGGAGGCCGTGTCCCGGCGAGCAAGGCACCCGGGATGGCTACTGCCTGGAGCAGCGGCTCTATCAGGTCTCcttggcttgtgtgtgtgtgcggccTCGAGTGACGTCCTAG